ctccatttgtacacaatctgtctgactgtggattggtggagtccaaactctttacagatggttttgtaaccttttccagcctgatgagcatcaacaacgctttttctgaggtcctcagaaatctcctttgttcgtgccatgatacacttccacaaacgtgttgtgaagatcagactttgatagatccctgttctttaaataaaacagggtgcccactcacacccgattgtcatcccaatgattgaaagcacctactctaatttcaccttcagatttactgctaatcttagaggttcacatacttttgccactcacagatatgtaatattggatcattttcctcaataaataaatgaccaagtataatatttttgtctcatttgtttaactgggttctctttatctacttttaggacttgtatgaaaatctgatgttttaggtcatatttatgcagaaatatagaaaattctaaagggttcacaaactttcaagcaccactgtatataaccaTATGTGTCTCCATTTTAGAAGTTAAGCTGACAGTCTTGGTGTTACAAGCTCTGCTGTGGACCCATTCCCTCAGGCGCTTGCTAGAGTGTCTGTGGGTCAGCATTTTCTCTAACGGACTGATCAATGTTGTTCAATATGCATTTGGTCTCAGCTATTACATCCTACTAGGGTTGACTGTCCTGTCTTTAAACACCTCACTACCTACAGAAGGTGAGTATGAGTTCCTGTGATCACtcacattaaaaaataaattaaaacggtgtctcccataacccggtacggaaAGTATGAACCGGAACGGGACGGTACGTTACAACAATGttacgttttctaaatattcaggggtttcatacttaacatcttgtactcacacgtatcactgtcatatattctttgattatccagtattatATCCCGTCGCATTGTATTAATGTTATATTCACGATATTTTCAatcgaaattgatctaaaagcctGGAACTTTAGTTACGGAATATACCTCGGTGTGACGTCACAAAGAAATCCCGTGTTTTGACAATAAAACTACTAAacaatattttatttttcttctaactttatcATACGTGGCAGGacgggttcatctataaaggcgggatgactaatgcaagtaccgattaataaaatggtggacgtgacggatgtctctgtgaaattggaacaaaaaaggtaagattatacattatgtaaataaatgtcacaaaaatggtattgcgggacggaacacttgttatacatgggacagaacagcatataaaaacccggaaggcaaatataagaaaatacgtgacacgacattaaaatacgtgacgataccgggttatgggagatgcaaattaaaattcgAATAGTAAGTTTGAACATGATTTAAAAATACGTATAGATGAACATGGTTCAGAATTTTTATATACATACATCCAGTTGAAGCCAAAATTTTACTCGACCAAATACATACACACTGATTTTTTCCCATCATCAGGGTATCTACTTTACTTCTGTAAGAGATAATTTCAGAATAATAGCCAAGAGCCATCGTCTTGCAGCCACTTTAGAGgtatgcttaggatcgttgttctGCTGGAAGTCCCAGTTGCAAACCAAGTTTTAATTCCGTCTGATGTCTTGAAGTGTTGTTTCAGTATTTCTCGATAATCCTCCTTCCTTATGAAGCCATCTATTTTCTGAAGTACAGCAGTATCTTTGCTAGTAAAACACTCCTACAGTGTGAtgctgccacccccatgcttcacagctgGGAAGATGCTCTTCAGATTGAAGTGTATGTAATCCCttaaaatgaatatacatcattagtaacgaggcctttctgtgtggagtttgcatgttctcctcgtgtccacgtgggtttcctccgggtgctccggtttcccccacagtccaaagacatgcaggttaggttaactggtgactctaaattgactgtaggtgtgaatgtgagtgtgaatggttgtctgtgtctatgtgtcagccctgtgatgacctggcgacttgtccagggtgtaccccgccttttgcccgtagtcagctgggataggctccagcttgcctgagaccctgtagaacaggataaagcggctagagataatgagattagtaacgaccaaaatgaattaataaagcaggggggaaattattttattatcaagcacaaaactatcaataAATTGCACCTTGCCCCAGGGCAAGGCGTGCATGGAACcccagttatctgggtcatttcggttcatctgactccgtgcttgtttattCACCGAGATTGGATATCGTTGCAGAAATCTTCTAGaaataacgatgggaaagtgCCGAGTTGTGCTggaatgttcaaatccatatacaacagaacattcagttcatgaacattcagttcattcagtaggttccagcttgcctgcgatcctgtagaacaggataagcggctacagataatggatggatggaattctgATGCAGTGAAATAAAGCTGTCTCTAATCAGTAGTTTCAAAACGTTGTCTGCTGTGAACACAGTAGATGCCTTAATCAACTTGCTGAAAGAAATGTGTGGAGATGTGAAAATCTGAGATGGAGTATCTTTAGCTtaggtgtatgtaaacttttggttTCAACTGCAAGTGGTGCCCAAATGCAGACGACTTTTCCTGCTGTGAGTCCAGTACTGTTCATTAATTTCCCTGCTGGAACACCGACTTAACCTGACGCATTGTGTTTAGAAAGTTTCTAAATATCATATATACTGAGACAGATTTGAAAAAGTGGTTGTTTTCATTCTCTCTTCAGGGACCTCTGTTCTGACCTCCTCACAGTTCATATGGCACATAGCAGGAGTCCTGCTGTTCCTCTGGGCCTCACTGCTGCAGCACCGCTCACTCTCACTGCTGGCCAGCCTGCGCACGAGCACCTCAGGTAACAACTTATGTCTTAACTAGATATCGGATTAATGAGGAATCAGGAAAGTTCAAGGGCACGAGGATTAACTTGAATATAACTGGTAGTATTGTATTTTCCTGTTTTATGAACAAATCACCACACATCATTGGAGACATCAAGAGGCCTCTGTGTTGGTAGGTTTTAATATTTTAATCTTCAATAGATTTTAATTACCTACAGGTCGGCTGGAGACTTTCGCCCACAGGATACCACGTGGAGGCTGGTTCGAGCTCGTGTCCTGTCCTCACTACCTGGCTGAACTGCTGATCTACGCAGCCCTGAGCGTGTGCTGTGGCTGCGTCTCTGTCACATGGTGGCTAGTGGTGCTCTACGTTCTCTGTAATCAAGTTCTGGCGGCTCACCTCTGTCATGAATATTACAGAAACACATTTAAAGCATATCCATCTGACCGCAAAGCCATCATTCCATTCTTattctaaggttttttttttgtaaacctgCTGAAATTGTGCAATTTAAATATGCAAAAATGGAGGAAAGATCAATATAATGGAAGACAAAGTAGTCTGGACATCAGTTTGTAATCAAATCTACAACTTGCCATTGAACACACTGAAAAGAGCCatactcctcctcatcatcatcatcactttctCACTCTGTTGTATGAAAATGCTCAACTTTGTTACTCAAAAGGCAACCACTTACCCTTCACCTAGCAACAACCTGGAATACAGCAACCATCAAGCAACACCTTCACAACCACTTAGGATACCATAGTACCTGTCTACCAACAAGATAGCAACCACCTATCTTTCACCTAGCAACATCCTAGAACCAACTGGGATACTACAACACCTGCCTTGCCAAACAGCAACCACATAACCATCTGGAATTATACAGCATTCTCCACCGAGCAGCCACCTGCGGTAAAATAGCAATCAACTACCTAACAATCGCTTGGGTTAACCATAGTACCTGCCTAGCAACACTCAAGCAACCACCTGGGTTCCAACCACCATCTGTTTAGTCATAGAAGCCACCTAGTAACCTCTTAGGATCACTGCCTGATCGCTCTGCATTTTCTTTAGGAAAGGCACTTTAGAActgactgaaagcaaaagttcccaGAATGTGTGTATGACTGACACTGGGGTCTCCCTGACGACATAACTTGTGAAGTACTAGAACATGTAGGAAAGACAAAACCACACTTTTGTCATTACATAGGAGTGTTATGTACGCTGGAATCTGTGTATTATACCAACTGTCACGTATTTCATGTGACGGCACTCTCAGCTCCGTATGTTAGCAATACATAATCCAACTAAACCTGAACTGTAACCACACAGTCGACAGCGTGCCAAATAAACACCAGCAGTATCACATAACAGCCATCATAACGTTTGTAAGAAATACAAAACGGCACCTTTTCAGACCCGAGAGTGTTGATGCTGATTTTTTATtgcacactgaaaattaaaaatacacaaaatataaataaggtagaaagaaagaaaaatgggaaGCGGGGGGGGGAATTATGAATATTAGTGTTTTGCTGAACTTTTGAGTTTCTCCAACTGAAGCAGCAGATGATACTGAACAGTGGTCTTTTGCACAAAGAAACTAAACTCAGCCACAAACTTTGGCAGACAGTTTGCTGTATGAAAGCGGTCCTCCTGACTGCGAAGCCGATTCTCCTTATCCTGGATCTGCTCCAGTTTAGACCATACGCACATATTAACCTACATACAGACAGTTTCATATGTTCCCAAATGTAGTCGGTTTGTTCTTTAGTTTTGACCTGGAGCTTTGAGCATAATGAAGTCTGTCGCAACAGAAGTCTTAGTATATGTTCTTTTTAAGCCTCCAGTGTTCCAAAATGGCGGCTCTTGTAATGTTGCAGCTGTACTGCTTCACGCTGAAGTTTATACATTACAGTAACTCAGTATGCTGAGTGAACTGGATGTGAATTGAAGAAACTATTTATGCAAAAGATTTTGGGTGAGACAAAAACAAATACGTTTCACTGATTGACTACTGTACATACCATATACTACATTTTATTCCTGGCAAGACTGTTTCTCAGGATCTTTGGAATTTCCACAGCAGCTGgaagatttaaaggagaactgaagggagaacgttttttttaatcatcaaaattctatttctcattttattaaatatcggaatgcatttctgatagctatcCTGTCACTGctaatagcaagttatgagtgtttgaaatacgctctgtaatatatcagtccatatgtcaaagcaacggccgtaaacgagattcgttgagacctgtgcgagacatcgtaggacggaagtaaaacgtacagcggaaatcaaagtgaccgacgtctgccaacactgtcaaaagacgcacgcgccctcttttgaatgctgacgtaatcaagccgtaacttttgtttgttttgatagcaatcgggaaagtttgaaaaaagtaggcagtaatcgtcatttaaactcgtttttgtgcaatatttcatttggaaaacagttttcaaaatggtggcgctgacacttcacgtttcgaagtctcgcacaagtctcgtgaagatcgcgtggataagcgacacctaccgtggaccaaacgaactaaattcaacacggctaaaaaccgaacaggccgataagtacaatatttaattgcagttagttgccaatatgagtcacgatataaggttactaaaaccgaaaacgtaactgaataacactttaattaaaggggcggtcacacagcactccgcgtctatatcgcgtacaaaaagatacaaaaatctggtggacgtggtcgtaagtgctaatttttggtcaattttggctttgccgtgctttgtacggggtatggccgtcggcggctgtttcactgctgcagcactgcctaagcacagctaaccaagtccagccacgcacccagatgttccgtaccaccctcctcctcctccttcttctctcagcaaggatatgttgagcctgtatcagttggttctgttggtgctggagcattaagatgaggacatcacagcgttgagggttcatgttcaccccttgacatctagactgcaagtgccgaggtctcagaaaattacggtatttatacatgccgcaaatcagaagtgatgcagaagtgattagacagtgatcaatcgaatttagaacttgtttgagacgtcgtttaacgggcttagacagtgctatgtacgcggaaaaatccatttctcagtgataagccgctaaacacacgctatatcccgtgataccaacgcgtaacacccgtccgatgaccgtgctctgcccgtgatagaccgccaaactttcgcgtcttaccacgtctccccaagttttaataacggccgggacactgattatcacgtgtttttcacatgtgttgcacgtctttaccacgtgtgccggccgtggttgtccgcggtctaaagttttgagcagtccaaaactttttgccgcgtccgacgccgttccgattttcccctgcgtcctgtcacgtctgtatatcgactgtaacacgtcttaacttcgacatcaacacgaacaacatcgtctgcttcacgggagagcactttttgacgggttttggccgtgataaagccgtaaagcgctgtgtgaccgggccttaagaaataaagcaagtttaaaaatgacttcagttctcctttaaacttgCATCAGAGTGAGATATCACTTTATTCTGAACCGGAAATAGATTTCAGACAAAtcttcaccagccactttattaggaacatccatccacTTGCCTTTTTATATAGTTATCtaaaatcagccgatcccttgacagcagcacgatgcataaaatcacgcagatacaaatcaagagcttcagttaatgttcacttcaaacatcagaatgggaaaaattatgatctcaaagtatgactttcactgtggtatgggtgttggtttgagccagatggactggtttgagtatttcagaaactgctgatctcctggggttttcacacacaacagtctctagagtttacacagaatggtgtgaaaaacactgagtgagtgacagttctgtgggtggaaacaaacgccttgttgatgagaggtcagaggaaaatggccagattggttcgaagtgccaggaaggatatagcaactcatataatcactctttacaaccgtggtgagcagaaaagcatctcagcacgcaacagTAGACCACCACGCTGGGTTCCACTCCAAGAAGAggcatcttagaatcaagaacaagttcctattaaagtggccggtgagtgtatactacACAGCAAAATACAAATAAACACGAGCGAGAATATGAAATACTAATACCAAAAGTATGGAATGCCATGGAAATGTGAGAAGTTCAGGATTTGAATAGTGGATTTTCCAGACTATAATTTGTATATGATTGATTTATTTGTGCTCTTTAAAGCAGACGTTGCGACTGGAAATGAAGCGAAGCTGAAGATGCTGTCCAAAGTTGCATTTCCATCATCATTCTGGAATTTTCACTGCAACAACTATGAAGGATACAGAAATGAACCGTGAAAAGTGTGTGCAGACTGCACAACAGCCATGTATATTTTTCCTGTTTGTTCCGTTGAGATTAACATGCTGAAAGTTCCCGCAGTAAAAACGTGCCTTAAACGTCAGCCACCAGCAGGCTACGCTGTACTTCTACAAATCAAAACATCTGCGACAATGTAGTGACTGACAGATGCGAATACATTGATTTGGAATATATTTAGGTGTTTTTTAGTTTTATAGCCTGGAAAATATGCCAGTATTTCTGATGCGGGACAGTAACTGAGACTGGAGAGGTTTTGAACCCCCACGATGTGGATATTTAGGATGCTGGAATTCCACCACCGATGGGCGGAGTCGACAGAGGTGGCAGGAGAAGAGACTTAAGCTTGAGTGACATGGCAGCGATCTCGGGGTCCTGAGATTCGTACATCTTCACCAGTCTGGCAAACTTCAGAACACCTGAacaaaaaccaaaccaaaaaggATACGCTCAGTGGTCATCTTTACAAAGCACTACTCTACGCAGTTCTGACTGTAACTCTAAAATGAGGTTAAAATCATGACTGTATACAAGTCCAGAAAGACCAGGAGGTATCTTCTCATGATCTCAAGATAAGCTGTTTTCTTGAGGTCACAACTTCCCATGCTGTCCAAAGGCATGAGGTACATCAGTTTCACTGCCAGCCAGTTTGAGGGACTGGGATGTCTCCATGGTTACCGCGTGAGATTCGAGAGACAAGTATTGTAAAATCGGTGATCCCAGGAGatcaccacgagttggcctagtggt
This Neoarius graeffei isolate fNeoGra1 chromosome 3, fNeoGra1.pri, whole genome shotgun sequence DNA region includes the following protein-coding sequences:
- the srd5a3 gene encoding polyprenol reductase encodes the protein MMFVPIQTLDAAWLLLALVFLVAFIICKFSLKLPGDLEHSFQDLIRYGKTKAETQQPRLFPLVYVPKRWFWHFYAVSVLWNGLLLGFSIRTVVLEKQLPDFLSDLLGVLTGQPKAAWTEVKLTVLVLQALLWTHSLRRLLECLWVSIFSNGLINVVQYAFGLSYYILLGLTVLSLNTSLPTEGTSVLTSSQFIWHIAGVLLFLWASLLQHRSLSLLASLRTSTSGRLETFAHRIPRGGWFELVSCPHYLAELLIYAALSVCCGCVSVTWWLVVLYVLCNQVLAAHLCHEYYRNTFKAYPSDRKAIIPFLF